The region AGACGCAGGAAAATTGCTTCCCCCAAACGGGTGATTTTTTTCCACGGCCATGTCATGGCGGCAGGCATCCTTGCCCGTGGTGGAACCGGGCTTCCAGCCCTGTGGAAGGAACCTCAAGCCGTGAGAATTGACAGGATCTGAGTGTCTCTCGTGCTTAACGGTTTTCCTGGCGGCAGGGATGCACGCCCACTATGTCAGGCAAGATGCCTGACGCCATCCTTGCACCGAAAAATAGCCCGCCGATCGTTTCACGCTCGACAGGTTTCCCATCGAAGGCCATTATCCTGCCCGAATACGGCCTGTGCCCCAAGAGCAGGCGGACCCGGTAAGACTCATCATTATGAATATGGAGGCGGACTTCCGACCCTTTGAGAGGTTCGCAATTGATCCCAATCTGCAATGAAACGCATCCTCTTCGTCACCTCCCTCGTTCTGCTCGTCGGATTGTCTGTTCTATGGACTCTGCGATCTCCACGAAATCCGGTTGTTTCCGCATTGCCACGCGCGAGCGCGGCGCCCCTTGCTGACAACCTGGAGCAACCGTCTTCCGCTCCAACCCACATCGCCTCTGCACTGCCGCGTGTCGCAACCCCGCCGTTGAACACAAACAGTTCACGCGAGACAAACGCGTTTTCGGTCTTTAACGATTGGATGGCCACGAGGCGGACCAACGCATCAGCCTCTACAGACGCCCAGGGCGAGGCGCTTGCCTGGAAAAGACGCGAGGCAATGCTGCAGTTGATCCAGAACGATCCCGAACGCGCACTGGCTCACGCCGCACCGTTCGCATGGCGGCAGCAACTCCCCTCCCAGATCACTCGGCACCTGGAAACGTGGGTGGATGGCCGGGGTTCCTTCGAAGTTGCAATGGCGCAAATGCAAACCGGAACCCGCACCTATCGCTGGGTCGTCATCGGCGAGCAACGCTACGACGCTTTCGTTTACGGCCGGCTTCGGACTGAACCTTCGCGAACAAACGTGCCGCTGCACGGCATCGTTCTTGACAACAAGATGGCCGTTAGTTCCGAACCTGTGCGGAAGCTGGACTCCTCAGAAGCGGCGCGTCGCGACTCTTCCTCTGGCGTGAAACGCTGCCGCGTCTGCCTGGAGTACTTTACGTTCCCCGGTGACGGTGTCGCGGCTGAGCTGGGCGGCGAGGTGGGCTGGTTCTGCAGTCCAGAACACCTGCAGGTCGTCAATTCACAGTGGAAAACTGCGGCGTTTGCCGGACGAAGCGCCGCGCAGATCGTTGCGGGCGGTGGGAGTTCCTGGACCTTCGGCCGGAAAACGCTTCTCTACATTCGCGTCAATTTCCCCGATGACCTCACGGAACCGGTTTCCGAGGCGGACGCCTACAACACGATGAATGCGGTGAACCATTTCTACACGGAGAGTTCCTACAATCAAACGTGGATCACGACAACCGTCACGCCGCTGGTCACTGTGCGGGAGACACGATCGTGGTACAGCACCGCCGGGCCGTCGGCACTGCTAAGCCACGCACGCGACGCCGCGCGGAAGGCAGGCTTTGATACGGCGAATTACGACCTCGACATCGTCAGCCACACCAGTGTGCCTGGCTACGATTGGGCGGGATTGGGCGCTGTGGGCGGAAAAGGCACCTGGCTGCAGGCCTACGATTTTCGCGTGACTGCGCATGAACTTGGCCACAACTACGGCATACTGCACGCGAACTTCTGGGACACCACGACCAACCTGAGCAGCGTCGTTGGCGTGGGTACCAACCGTGAATATGGAAACGTGTTCGATACGATGGGTGCCGCGGGAACGCCTGCAAACCACTTCAACGCAGTGTTCAAAGGCCAGCTGGACTGGCTTTCCACCTCCTCGGTTCATGATGTGACCACCAATGGCGTTTTCCGAATGTACCCGCTCGACCTTCCAGAGCGGATCAACGGACGGAAATATGCCGCGAGAATTCGCAAGGATTTCGAGCGGGATTACTGGCTCGAATTGCGGCATCGCTTCACCAACAATGTGTCCATCCGCAACGGCGTGTTGTTGAATTGGTCGCCGTGGTCGGGAAGCGACGGCGGAACGGACCTGCTGGATACCACGCCCGAAACTCCCAACCTGGGCGACTCCGCAGTCGTGATCGGCCGGACGTTCACGGATCCTGTGGGTGAAGTCCACATCACGCCAATTGGACGCAGCCAGGTGAACGTTGATCCGTGGATCGATGTTCGGGTGCAGATTGGATCGGATCCGCTGAACCTTCCGCCGTTTCTTGCCGTTGAGATCAGCCAGACCAACGTGGCGCCCAACCAACCCGTCTCGTTCCATGCCACCGCCACAGACCGGAACAACGATTCCCTGGCATATTTTTGGCGATTCGATGACGGAACGTTTTCTACGAACAATCAGCCATGGATTCTCAAAGGGTGGTCAGCTCCGGGCGAACACGTCGTGCGCTGCGAAGTCAGCGACATGAAAGGCGGGCGCGCGAGCGTCAATGCCTTGGTGACGGTTGGCCAGCCCCAGGGTTTCCGCGTCAGCGGCATCATCCTGGACGCCAACGACGATCCCATCGAAGGCGTCCGCGTTGACAACGGCGCCGACGGGCAACCTGGCGACAAATTTTCGTTCACTGACAGTGACGGCTATTTCGTGCTGCCCGGCTTGTCGGGAGATTTGATGCTGGCGGCAACGAAATACGGTTACTCCTTTACGAACTTGAATGGAGACGGGCCCATGTTCGTGGAAGGGAACACCAACGTAAACTTTCTGGCGCTCCCACAGCCGACGCTGCGCATCACCGTCACAACCAATCGCTTCATCGAGAACGCGCAGACCAATGCGGAGTTGCGGATCGCGCGAACCGGCAGCACGAATGAGGACCAAACCTTGACCCTGTGGGTGGCGGGCTCAGCCGAGCTGGGCAACGACATCAACGTCAATCCTGCACTCACCTCCGGCAGCAATTCTGTCGTCATTCCCGCGGGAGAGGAGTATGTCACCTTCACGGTTTCGCCTGTGAACAACACCATCACTGAAGCCACCGAGACGATGAGCTTCACGTTGATCGAGGATCCCAGTTACCCCCTGACCGCGCCCGGCGAGGCGCGGATTACCGTCATCGACGATGATTCCTCCGCTGTTCCGCTGGTGACGCTTGGCGTGCATGTTTCCCAGATCGTGGAAAACGGCATCGATTCAGCCGCGTTTGTGTTTTCGCGCAGCGGATCCACTGCAAGCCCATTGCAGGTCGTCTACAACGTCTCAGGCAGCGCAACTGCCGGGACGGACTATCCCACCCTCGTTGGAGTATTAGTCATTCCCGCGGGCAGCAGCAGCGCGCGATTGGAGTTCAAGCCACATGATGACAAGGACGTAGAGGCGGACGAAACCGTCACGGTGACATTGTCTCCGAATCCCGCCTATACGGGCGGCGGGGCTGCCGCAACGACGACCATCATCGACGATGACCTGCTCGTCGTCAGCGCCAGCCCGGCGTCTCGGGCCGTGGAAGGCACCACGCCGGCCCGCTTCACACTTAAACGCGATGGCGACAAATCCGCAAACCTTGTTGTGTTCTACACCCTGAGTGGCAGCGCAAACGGGGGCGAGGATTATCAGAACCCAACTGGGGCCGTGATGATTCCGGCGGGGCAGACCACGGCAGACGTTGTAATCACAACCATCGACGATGCGCTTGTCGAGGGCGATGAGTCGATCACATTGACGGTTACGGGAAGCCCGTCGTACGACGTGGATAACCCGGCTGCAGCCACTGTGTTGATCATGGATAATGAGAAGCAGACTGTGACGGTCGACACTGTCATTGCGTCCGCGTCCGAACCCGGCAGCGACTTCGCGTCGTTTACGATCTCACGGGGCTCTGTCGTTTCGGGGAATCTTGCCGTGCCGATCAGGATAAGCGGATCGGCCATTCCTGGAACCGACTATGTGCCACTCGACAGCGTTGTGACGATTCCGAATGGTTCCAGTTCCGTGGGCCTGGACGTGATTGTCTTCGACGACCTGCATCGGGAGGAAACAGAACAGGTGATTGTCACCCTTGTGCCCGGCACCAATTACAACGTGGGGAACACGGGCGCCCAGGTTCTGATCATGGACAACGACGACTTCGCCGTTCCTGCGGTTGGCTTCTCGTTTCTTGCGTCACAGGCGTTCGAACACGAATCACCAGGCATCAGCGTGGCTCTCAGTTACACCTCGACAGTTCCTGTCGCCGTGAACTTTCGCGTTCTTGGAGGCACAGCAACGCCGGCCGACTACACGCTGGGTGGCGGGCAGATTACGTTTGAGCCCGGCGAGAGCGCGATTTCCCTTCCGCTGTCAATCATCGATGACACCATCGTGGAAGCCGACGAAACGATTCGCCTGACGCTTTACGATCCCGAGAGTGCCACGCACGATGGCTACAGGATTCATACGCAAACGATCCTGGACAACGACGGTGCCGCATTGTCGGTGACCAGTATGGGTGATGCGTTCGAAGCCGGCGGGGTGGCTGGAAAATTCCGGATCACACGCACGGGAAACACAAATCTCGCGCAGCCGATTTTGGTCCAGGTGACCGGCACCGCCAGCGCCCCGAGTGACTACACGCCCATCGGAACCAACGTCGTCATTCCAGCGGGACTCACGTTCGTGGATGTTCCTGTCGCCGCTGCTGATGATGGGACGGTGGAGCTCGATGAAACTGTGGTATTTACGCTCATTGGCGCAAGCGGTTGCAGAATTGCGGCTCCGCGGTCAGCGACGCTGCAGATCATCGACAACGACCCCAACGCCTTGCCCGTGGTGTCCTTGTCGTCGACCAACAAACCTTACGCCGTGGAGGGTGGCGCGATTGGCGAATTTATTATTTCGCGAACAGGATCAACCGCGTCTCCCTTGAACGTCGCGTTCACGATGAGCGGCGTGGCCGGAAACGGCAGTGACTTTCAGCTTCTCACCAACGGAGTTACCATTCCCGCGGGTCAGATGGCGGCGATCGTTCCTGTCCTGCCGATCGATGACAATCTGCTGGAGGGCGAGGAATCCGTGATTCTGACCCTGACCATCCAGCCGCAATACCGGGTCGCCTTCGCCGGCGGCGCAGCCATTACACTTCAGGATAACGAACAAAATGTACGGGTGGAACCAAGCGACCTCGAAGGATCGGAACCCGGCACCGACCCGGCGGCGTTTACCTTCACACGCTTTGGAACCACGAATACGCCCGTGCAGGTTTTCTTCACGATCGGTGGAACGGCGGGTGGCGGAACAGACTACTCGGCGCTCGGAAACTCCGTCACCATCCCTGCTGGCAGCCTAAGCGCAACACTGCCGGTCCTGCCGTTGGACGATGCCCTGGTTGAAGGTCCCGAAACCGTGACGTTGACGCTCCAGAGCCACGCGGCTTATCAACTCGGCACTCCTGTGTCAGCAACCGTCACCGTGCAGGATGACGAGCCAGCATTCACAATCGTTGCGATAAACTCATCCGTGACGGAGGGCGCACCTGAACCCGGAACATTCCGAATCCTGCGCGCTGGGGATCCGTTCCGCGATGTGACCGCACGCATCGCACTGGGAGGGACGGCAACCTTTGGCGTTGATTACCCTCCGTTCGGCACGAACATTTTATTCAACTGTGGCGTCATTGCCGTGGACCTGCCGGTGTATCCCACCAATGAACTTTCCGTGGAAGCGCTCGAAACGGTTTCAGCACGGCTCCTGCCGCACGCCAGCTATACCATCCTTTCACCGAGCAATGCAGTGATCAGCGTTACGGACGCTGCGACATTCCGCGCTCCGCAGGTGCGATTAACCAGTCCGACCGCCAGCCCGATATTTCTGCTCGGAACAAATGCCAACATCATCCTTGAAGCGGAAGTCATCGACGATGGTGATAGCAATACGCTCGTGACGTTGCTTTGGACCAATGTGGCAGGACCGTCAGACGTGACCTTCACGAACACCGAC is a window of Verrucomicrobiia bacterium DNA encoding:
- a CDS encoding Calx-beta domain-containing protein; the protein is MKRILFVTSLVLLVGLSVLWTLRSPRNPVVSALPRASAAPLADNLEQPSSAPTHIASALPRVATPPLNTNSSRETNAFSVFNDWMATRRTNASASTDAQGEALAWKRREAMLQLIQNDPERALAHAAPFAWRQQLPSQITRHLETWVDGRGSFEVAMAQMQTGTRTYRWVVIGEQRYDAFVYGRLRTEPSRTNVPLHGIVLDNKMAVSSEPVRKLDSSEAARRDSSSGVKRCRVCLEYFTFPGDGVAAELGGEVGWFCSPEHLQVVNSQWKTAAFAGRSAAQIVAGGGSSWTFGRKTLLYIRVNFPDDLTEPVSEADAYNTMNAVNHFYTESSYNQTWITTTVTPLVTVRETRSWYSTAGPSALLSHARDAARKAGFDTANYDLDIVSHTSVPGYDWAGLGAVGGKGTWLQAYDFRVTAHELGHNYGILHANFWDTTTNLSSVVGVGTNREYGNVFDTMGAAGTPANHFNAVFKGQLDWLSTSSVHDVTTNGVFRMYPLDLPERINGRKYAARIRKDFERDYWLELRHRFTNNVSIRNGVLLNWSPWSGSDGGTDLLDTTPETPNLGDSAVVIGRTFTDPVGEVHITPIGRSQVNVDPWIDVRVQIGSDPLNLPPFLAVEISQTNVAPNQPVSFHATATDRNNDSLAYFWRFDDGTFSTNNQPWILKGWSAPGEHVVRCEVSDMKGGRASVNALVTVGQPQGFRVSGIILDANDDPIEGVRVDNGADGQPGDKFSFTDSDGYFVLPGLSGDLMLAATKYGYSFTNLNGDGPMFVEGNTNVNFLALPQPTLRITVTTNRFIENAQTNAELRIARTGSTNEDQTLTLWVAGSAELGNDINVNPALTSGSNSVVIPAGEEYVTFTVSPVNNTITEATETMSFTLIEDPSYPLTAPGEARITVIDDDSSAVPLVTLGVHVSQIVENGIDSAAFVFSRSGSTASPLQVVYNVSGSATAGTDYPTLVGVLVIPAGSSSARLEFKPHDDKDVEADETVTVTLSPNPAYTGGGAAATTTIIDDDLLVVSASPASRAVEGTTPARFTLKRDGDKSANLVVFYTLSGSANGGEDYQNPTGAVMIPAGQTTADVVITTIDDALVEGDESITLTVTGSPSYDVDNPAAATVLIMDNEKQTVTVDTVIASASEPGSDFASFTISRGSVVSGNLAVPIRISGSAIPGTDYVPLDSVVTIPNGSSSVGLDVIVFDDLHREETEQVIVTLVPGTNYNVGNTGAQVLIMDNDDFAVPAVGFSFLASQAFEHESPGISVALSYTSTVPVAVNFRVLGGTATPADYTLGGGQITFEPGESAISLPLSIIDDTIVEADETIRLTLYDPESATHDGYRIHTQTILDNDGAALSVTSMGDAFEAGGVAGKFRITRTGNTNLAQPILVQVTGTASAPSDYTPIGTNVVIPAGLTFVDVPVAAADDGTVELDETVVFTLIGASGCRIAAPRSATLQIIDNDPNALPVVSLSSTNKPYAVEGGAIGEFIISRTGSTASPLNVAFTMSGVAGNGSDFQLLTNGVTIPAGQMAAIVPVLPIDDNLLEGEESVILTLTIQPQYRVAFAGGAAITLQDNEQNVRVEPSDLEGSEPGTDPAAFTFTRFGTTNTPVQVFFTIGGTAGGGTDYSALGNSVTIPAGSLSATLPVLPLDDALVEGPETVTLTLQSHAAYQLGTPVSATVTVQDDEPAFTIVAINSSVTEGAPEPGTFRILRAGDPFRDVTARIALGGTATFGVDYPPFGTNILFNCGVIAVDLPVYPTNELSVEALETVSARLLPHASYTILSPSNAVISVTDAATFRAPQVRLTSPTASPIFLLGTNANIILEAEVIDDGDSNTLVTLLWTNVAGPSDVTFTNTDQAITTASFTNSGVYVLRLMAEENQLTNHVDLTVLVDTLGVLSSNVLRWSFDEGSGTNVSDASGNGRHGVIVGPASWTTNGVTGRALRLNGTNNFVQEAVASGLFNGMKQFTLSMWISATGSVADRGIFAADRAASPTLSLSMRAAASCGIATNTMEATLASDRGDTRRISSGNRFTNGWQQLTLAWSNGLAPALFVNGQLDQPGSQMVPLRGVLTNSAEFLIGKGPL